A single window of Microbacterium oryzae DNA harbors:
- the chvE gene encoding multiple monosaccharide ABC transporter substrate-binding protein: MKKHLLLVGIVAVGGLALAGCSGDRTGGGAAAPEEGGEVDTSSMTIGVAMPTQQSERWIADGDNVKATLEEMGYQVDLQYANDDIPTQVSQIENMISSGANALIVASIDGTTLTDVLQTAADQDIPVIAYDRLINGTENVDYYTTFDNYQVGVQQATSLLTGLGVLDENGDETGEKGPYNVELFAGSPDDNNATFFWEGAMDTLKPFMDSGVLEVPSGQTDFDQAAILRWLPETAQERMENILTIIGDTKLDGVLSPYDGLSIGIISALTSGGYSADDLPVVTGQDAEVGSVKSILAGEQYSTIFKDTRLLGETAADMVDALMHGDEPEVNDTETYDNGEKVVPSYLHESTIVTADNYEEVLVDSGYYEADELK; this comes from the coding sequence CGAGGAGGGCGGCGAGGTCGACACCAGCTCGATGACGATCGGCGTCGCGATGCCGACTCAGCAGTCCGAGCGCTGGATCGCCGACGGCGACAACGTCAAGGCGACCCTGGAGGAGATGGGCTACCAGGTCGACCTCCAGTACGCGAACGACGACATCCCCACGCAGGTCTCGCAGATCGAGAACATGATCTCGAGCGGCGCGAACGCCCTCATCGTCGCCTCGATCGACGGCACCACCCTGACCGACGTGCTGCAGACGGCCGCCGACCAGGACATTCCCGTCATCGCATACGACCGTCTCATCAACGGCACCGAGAACGTCGACTACTACACGACGTTCGACAACTACCAGGTCGGCGTGCAGCAGGCGACGAGCCTCCTCACCGGCCTCGGCGTGCTCGACGAGAACGGCGACGAGACCGGCGAGAAGGGCCCGTACAACGTCGAGCTGTTCGCCGGCAGCCCCGACGACAACAACGCGACCTTCTTCTGGGAGGGCGCCATGGACACCCTCAAGCCCTTCATGGACTCGGGCGTTCTCGAGGTGCCGTCGGGTCAGACCGACTTCGACCAGGCCGCGATCCTGCGCTGGCTGCCGGAGACGGCCCAGGAGCGCATGGAGAACATCCTCACGATCATCGGCGACACCAAGCTCGACGGCGTGCTCTCGCCCTACGACGGCCTCTCCATCGGCATCATCTCCGCTCTCACCAGCGGCGGCTACTCGGCCGACGACCTCCCGGTCGTCACCGGTCAGGACGCCGAGGTCGGCAGCGTGAAGTCGATCCTCGCCGGCGAGCAGTACTCGACGATCTTCAAGGACACGCGCCTCCTCGGTGAGACGGCGGCCGACATGGTCGACGCGCTCATGCACGGCGACGAGCCCGAGGTCAACGACACCGAGACCTACGACAACGGCGAGAAGGTCGTGCCGTCGTACCTCCACGAGTCGACCATCGTCACCGCCGACAACTACGAGGAAGTCCTCGTGGACAGCGGCTACTACGAGGCCGACGAGCTCAAGTAG
- the mmsA gene encoding multiple monosaccharide ABC transporter ATP-binding protein: MRDITKEFPGVKALQNVTLEVERGTVHAICGENGAGKSTLMKVLSGVYPHGTYDGEIVLEGETAEFRDIRDSERAGVVIIHQELALSPYLSIAENIFLGNERQKSGFIDWHETNVEAQKLLARVGLGDNPATPVNEIGVGKQQLVEIAKALSKRVKLLILDEPTAALNDEDSAHLLDLIRHLKGQGITSIIISHKLNEIKAIADRVTIIRDGRTIETLELAADEVSENRIIKGMVGRDLENRYPDRTVDIGEEVFRVEDWWVGHPTEPGRTVIHGANLSVRAGEVVGIAGLMGAGRTELGMSIFGRSYGSNISGRVFVRGKEVNTKTVSDAIAAGIAYATEDRKVFGLNLIEDIKRNISLASLGKLARRGWVNAQEEYVVAERYRKSMNIKAPSVASVVGKLSGGNQQKVVLSKWLFSDPEVLILDEPTRGIDVGAKYEIYSLINELAAQGKAIIVISSELPELLGISDRVYAISEGHITGELPIEKATPESLMQLMTKEKEADHVLS, from the coding sequence ATGCGCGACATCACCAAGGAGTTCCCGGGCGTCAAGGCACTGCAGAACGTGACGCTCGAGGTCGAGCGCGGCACCGTCCACGCCATCTGCGGCGAGAACGGGGCCGGGAAGTCGACCCTCATGAAGGTGCTGTCGGGCGTCTACCCGCACGGCACCTACGACGGCGAGATCGTGCTGGAGGGCGAGACCGCGGAGTTCCGCGACATCCGCGACTCCGAGCGCGCGGGCGTCGTCATCATCCACCAGGAGCTCGCGCTGAGCCCCTACCTCTCCATCGCCGAGAACATCTTCCTCGGCAACGAGCGGCAGAAAAGCGGCTTCATCGACTGGCACGAGACGAACGTCGAGGCGCAGAAGCTCCTCGCGCGCGTCGGTCTCGGCGACAACCCCGCCACGCCCGTCAACGAGATCGGCGTCGGCAAGCAGCAGCTCGTGGAGATCGCCAAGGCGCTCTCCAAGCGCGTGAAGCTGCTCATCCTCGACGAGCCGACCGCGGCGCTGAACGACGAGGACTCCGCCCACCTGCTCGACCTGATCCGGCACCTCAAGGGCCAGGGGATCACGTCGATCATCATCAGCCACAAGCTCAACGAGATCAAGGCGATCGCCGATCGCGTGACGATCATCCGCGACGGCCGCACCATCGAGACCCTCGAGCTGGCCGCCGACGAGGTGTCGGAGAACCGCATCATCAAGGGGATGGTCGGCCGCGACCTCGAGAACCGGTACCCCGACCGCACGGTCGACATCGGCGAGGAGGTCTTCCGCGTCGAGGACTGGTGGGTCGGCCATCCGACCGAGCCCGGTCGCACCGTCATCCACGGCGCGAACCTCAGCGTGCGCGCGGGCGAGGTCGTCGGCATCGCCGGCCTCATGGGCGCGGGCCGCACCGAGCTCGGCATGAGCATCTTCGGGCGCTCCTACGGGTCGAACATCTCCGGTCGCGTGTTCGTGCGCGGCAAGGAGGTCAACACGAAGACCGTGTCCGACGCCATCGCCGCCGGCATCGCATACGCGACGGAGGACCGGAAGGTCTTCGGCCTCAACCTCATCGAGGACATCAAGCGGAACATCTCGCTGGCGTCGCTCGGCAAGCTCGCCCGCCGCGGCTGGGTGAACGCGCAGGAGGAGTACGTCGTCGCGGAGCGCTACCGCAAGAGCATGAACATCAAGGCGCCGTCGGTCGCCTCGGTCGTCGGGAAGCTCTCGGGAGGGAACCAGCAGAAGGTCGTCCTCTCGAAGTGGCTGTTCTCCGACCCCGAGGTGCTCATCCTCGACGAGCCCACGCGCGGCATCGACGTCGGCGCGAAGTACGAGATCTACTCCCTCATCAACGAGCTGGCGGCGCAGGGCAAGGCCATCATCGTCATCTCGTCCGAGCTGCCCGAGCTGCTCGGCATCAGCGATCGCGTCTACGCGATCTCGGAGGGACACATCACCGGCGAGCTGCCCATCGAGAAGGCGACACCCGAGTCGCTCATGCAGCTCATGACCAAGGAGAAGGAAGCCGACCATGTCCTCAGCTAG